The Tolypothrix sp. PCC 7712 region AATCTTTAGTTAAACAACCAGATCCAGCAGTTGCGATCGCTAATCTATTCCCAAGGTCGTAATCTCAAAATACCTCTCCCGTTCCTGTGGATGAAGTCAACTGTACTAGGTATGGTTGGATAATCAGTAGTGCTGAACCATCACTTGCTCTCTTTGTCAAATCTTTATAGCCCAGCCAATCTCAGGTATCAGCAAATACTGGTTGCCTATGTAACAATTAAGTTAGTAGCAAAACAACCTTAGCTTATCCAAAATCCCTTATTTGAAAAACCCAATCAACTTCATGGAGCAAATTCCACTGCCCTCACCTATCCATTACGAACTTATACTGCAACTTTTAGAAAGACAAACAATGTCAGCAGTAAGTAAAAATCCGGATTTGCGGCATCAGGTGAATCAGCTAATTATTACTTTACGTAAAGCAGCTGTTCAACAAAAGCACCTGGAAGAAATTTGCCAGTTTTCTTCTGTAGTGGTTGACCATCGTTGGTCAATCAATCATCATACTGAAAAAGCTGTTACCCCCGAATAAAAATCTTCATATCCTGCCCCACTGTATTCGTTTATCGGAATATAACAGGGGGATTATAAACATCACTGCCGAGAGTTACTATTTCTCCAAGCAGAATTATCAAAATCAGGACACTTCACTCAATTTGACATTACTGAATTGAGCGAAGTGTCCTTTGGCAATTTGTCAAAATATACTCATACTATTAAGCCTGAGCGTTTATTTAAAAATAAAATTGCGATCTTTGTAGAGTGTGTTAGGTGCTGATTTTCATACCCATTTAAAAAAAGAATGCGACAGATGGTAGGGGCATGGCACTGCCATGCCCTCTAGAATATATTGAAGTGCGCCACTTGCTACAACGCAGAGGCAGTCGCGTGGTGTTCGCGTAGCGTCTCCGTCAGGAGAGGCAATGCGGTTTTGGGGGTTTCCCAACTTGAGCAGACTACCGTGGGAACCCGCGCAACGCAGTGGCTCCCCTGCTTAAGATTTGGTTTTTAAATAATTTATTGTTTGTTATTTTTCTATGGCTTTGAATACAGTACTAAAGCAAAGGAGCGAGTTAAATATTTAACTCGCTCCTTTGCTCGATAGGATAATAAATTTAAGTCAAGGCAAATTTTTGATTCCCAATCTATTCGCCTGGGAAATAGGCATAGTTGATATAACATACCTCAATTCTCCTCAATGAGCTATTCATAACCTATGCCGTCTCTAACCAATCATAAATTTTCTCTAATTGATCGAGAGTAACCAAACCATACTGCCAAAGAATCATCGGTAAAGGGCCTGGATCTTGCTCCCGATGTCGCAACGCTACAGCTAAAGATGCTGTAGAAATTGCTAAATCTTCTTGCAAAAAATGAATCAATCGAGAATACTTTGATGGTGACATTTGTATCTCACCTCCTAGTGCAGAGTGTATTGTCATATATCAGTTCACCATTTCTCAGTAGCTAGTAGCCAGTATCTTATCTGTCACTATCGCATTAATACTTAAAAGCAAGAGCAAACTTTGTCTAAATTTACCTTAAAGAATTGCTCCGAATCGCGAATGGGAAAAACTTTGAACTCTAGAACTAGTTGTCTGCTCAATTCTCTAGTAGCTCTTTCCCTAAATCGCATTTGTGTCTTTTTTATGAAAAGCAGGTTTTATTCAATTACACATCTGGTAACAAATATTCCTTAGTTTATAGTCTCTTATGAGCGACCATTTACACGTATGTCAAAAGGAAGATATTTTGGTAATAAAATTTCAAATTTAAATTCTATCATCGGGATAGATAGAGCTTCCAAAAGTTGGCAATGTGATAAATAGCAGGTTTGTGAGTGAATATTATACCATTGGCAGTGAGATTTTTTTACCTTACATTATTTATTAAGGTTTGGCATGAGTTGAAAAGCGTACTTACAAAATTTTTATTTACGCAATGTTGCGGATGATAAAAACTTTATTTTTATACTATCGCCCAGCTTCAAGCCTAATTCAGTAGCCCGACCAGCCCTAAGTTCAATTACTGTATCAACTAGTGTATTTGTCCCGTAAGTAGGACAAGGGTCACTAGTACAGGGAGGTGCAGAAGTTTTGATATATTTAACGACTCCATTCTGCATAAAAATCATATCTAGAGGTATGAGTGTATTTTTCATCCAGAACCGAACTGGTTGTGCTGAAGGGAATTTAAACAGCATTCCCCGGTTATCTGGCAAAGATTTTCTATACATCAACCCCATTTCTTGCTGTTCCGGAGTCTGGGCTACTTCCAATTGAATCTTAGTATTATTAGGAACAGTAGCCTCAGCTGTAATCGGTAGTTGTTGACCAGCAGATACTCGTGCTTGAGTTTGAGAGCCAGATGTGGTGGACGGAGGTTTAGCCGTCGTGGGTGGAGAACAGCCCATCAACAAAACACTCAGCAATATTGAAATGAAACTTAGCAATTTGAGCATGATGATGAGTGATTTTATAATTTAGATTCTGATTTTACAAAATTTAAGAAAAAAAACCCATAACTTGTAGAAGTTTTTACTGGGATGAAGTAAAGAAATTGTGACATAAGATATTAGGGGATATCCTGGGGTAATTAATCAGGGGGTAACACCCCTCATCCATAATTTACCCAGATTTTAGCCCGTGTCAATGCATTTTAGCGATTAACTGATAATTTATTTATTACTGAATATTTTTATGTAGTTAAAAATACTTCGTACTCAAGATGAGTTTGTCGAGTCAGTATTCCCCTAGTGAATGTTTTCCAACTCAAGCGAGCATTGTATTTGAATGGAAAAACTGGAAAGCATACCTTATACCAATTCTCTAAAATATCGCTACACATAAGCAGCAGGGGGAGAATTATCTGTAGCCTGAATTTAAAGAAATGGTAAGTAGTCTGACAGAATTAATTACACAAAGTCATTGCGAATGGAGCGTTCGCGTAGCGTCCCGAAGGGAAGCGGAATGAAGCAATCGCAAGGGCTGGGATTGCTTCGCTTCGCTCGCAATGACTGTAAATATTTTTGTCCAAGTACTTATAAGTGCTAGAATTCCAGCCTTTTCAGGCGAGATGATTTCAATTTTGAATAATAATCCCACCTAGAAATCAGGTGGGATTGGGAAAAGAATATACTGTAGTTTCTGCGGCTCTGAGCATGAGCTTCTAAGATTCCCTTAAAACGTAGCCTACACCTCTTACTGTTTGAATCAGACGCTTTTGCCCTTCATCTTCGATTTTCAGGCGTAAGTAGCGAATATACACTTCAATTACATTTGATTCGCCCATAAAGTCGTAACCCCAAACATTTTCCAGAATTTGTTCTCGGGTTAATACTTCACGAGGATGTTCCATTAAGAACTTTAATAGTTCAAATTCTTTCATAGTGAGGTCAATTACTCGACCGTTATGTATAGCACGGCGAGTAGCGATATCTAAAACCAGTTCCCCAAAGCGTAACTGTTCTGTGGTATCGACATCAGGTTTTAGATACAAACGAATCAACTTTAAAAAGTCTTCTGAACGGTAAGGTTTCAGAATGTAATCGTCAGCTCCAGCTTCTAAACAAGCTACCCGATCATCAACTGTATCCCTTGCCATCAGGACTAGCACAGGAGAGCGCAAACCAGAGGTTCTGAGATTTTTGCACAATGAAAGTCCTGATTCACCTGCCAACATTCTGTCTAAGACAATTAAAGCAGGTTGGCGATCGCGACTATATTGTAAACCGCTATTGGCATCATGGGCCAAAATCGATTCATAGCCTGCCTCTTGCAAATCGAAAGACAGCTGATTTGCTAGGCTTTCATCGGTTTCAATCACTAAAACACAAGGACTATGAGCAGAGGTCATATTAATATTGCAATGTTAGGTATGGAATTTTGGATAGTACAAAAGTACATAAGCTAGAGATATAATTTCTCAATTTTTGATGGGGAATCCTAATTTAGTGGGCAAAACCCTTATAGGAAATTTAGCGCTCAGAATAAAGACAAATTATACAAATTATCTATTATTGAATATAACTTGCCCTGAGATAACGCCTGCGGATGTTTTAACACTTTCAGTTATTAACCATCAAATTCTGCTATGCAATTTTAAACACTAGTTCCAAATACCATAACTACATCAGCAATTCTGGAAGGAAATTGGGGATTGGGGATTGGGTAATTGGTGATAGGGAAAGTTAAGAGCCATAATTATTCACTTTTGAGTACAGACGCGATTAATCGCGTCTCTCTAACTCTTGACCTTTAACCCCTTTAAGGCAACTCTACCGAAGTTGGTTTGGCAATATGGGGTAGACCCCAGCCCAATTTTTCGCGCAAAATGCGGAAAAATTCTGGGGGTTGTAGGCGAATGAATTTGACAGTATATTGCGATCGCTCTAAATACACTCTATCTTCTGGCAAGACATAACACCCACCATTACCATCTACCACCATTACCAGGCGAGGAATATTTACTGGATAAATGTTAACTGGTTCCGTGTCCGGAAATACTAATGCTCTAGAAGCTAGGGAATGGGGACAAATAGGCACTAGTTGCAGGGCGGGTACGCCAGGGGTGACTACTGGGCCACCAGCACTTAAAGAATAAGCAGTTGAACCAGTTGGTGTGGACACAATTACACCATCTGCGGCTATATCAACCGGCGCATGACGACCTATGGCTATTTCAAAATGGCACATAGAGGTCAATGGTTCTCGATGCAACACCATTTCATTCAAGCATAGTGCTTCCCAAAGCACTGCTTCGCCCCGCAAGACTTGGACGGTGAGCATTGCTCGTTCTTCAATTTCATAGCCACCAGCCATTACCTGTTCTAGGGCTTGGGGAAGCTGATTAACATAAGCTTCCGTCAAAAATCCCATATGTCCAGTATTGATTGTTAGTATTGGAACCCCACAGGGAGCAACTTGACGAGAAGCGGCCAAAACAGTGCCGTCTCCCCCCAATACCACTGCAAACTCCATATCTGAGTCAAACCCAGGTGGCGTTAGCCCAGTAACTGGGGTGTGACATACAGGACTTTCGGGACTTGAGTAGCCCAGTATGCCACCGATACTCGATGTGATGCATACGTTCCAACCGGCTGCGGTTAGCTTGTCTTTTAGTTCGATAGCGATGCGAGCCGCTATCGGTTTAACGTCGTTGTAAATAATGCCTGCTTTCGGCACACTCAAATATCCAAGTTTAGGCGATGCTCTATATTATGCTAATCGTTACACATTTTTGACCATGTAGTCATGAGTTTTAAGTCAAAAGTCAAAAGTCCACAGTCAAAAGTGTAATATCTATCTCAAAGTTGATCGTTAACTACTGACCATTAACTTTAGAAGACTGCTTAAACGGGGTCTTTTTAGATTTCTGCTTTTTACTTTGTTTCTTCTCGTAATCTAATTCTTTAAGTTTTTTCATGATCCGACTAAAGTACTCTTGCAAGTAGCTTTCGAGGGTGGTAGTCTGTTGTGCATCTATCCCAAAGACTTGGTATACCTGTTCCATTGAGGCATTTAGAGGTTTACCACTAGCCAAAACTTCTGTAAATGCCAATCTATCCGCCACATTCCATCCCCACTGAAAGAACCGCAGGAAGTGTCTGACAGTACGCAGTAAATTTATTGGCATTCTTGTAACTCTCGCTTCTTTGCCAGATAAGCGTTCGCACACACTAATAATTTCCTGTGCGCTCCAAGCACGAGTACCTACAACTGGGAAGGTTTGTTTTTCTGTTTCTGGTAGACTCAAAGCTCGAATCGCAAACTTAGCAATATCCAGAGTATCCATATAGGCGACAGGAGAAGATTCACCTGTTACCCAAACCGGTTGGTTTTCCAAAATGGGAATTCCATATTGACCGATTAAGCCTTGCATAAATCCAGCTAGGCGTAAAATTGTATATTTCAAGCCTGATTCAACTAGGAAAAGCTCTGTACAACGCTTAATTTCCATTAAAGGTACTTCTGGGTACTTCTCAGATTCCAGAATCGAAAAGAAAATAAAGCGTTCTACACCCGCAGCCTTAGCAGCTTGGATTAATGATACCTTACCGTCCCAGTCAACCTGTTTAATGCTCAGTGAATCTGTAGGACGTGATGTAGCTGCATCAATCACTGCGGTAACCCCTTCCAATGCTCTGGGAAGGGTTTCGGGATAACATAAATCTCCGCCTACGAGTTCTGCACCCCACTCTTTAAGAAAAGCAGCTTTTTTGGTACTCCGGACAAGACAGCGTACCTTATACCCCTCATCGATAGCACGACGAGCCACTTGTCTTCCTAAGGTGCCAGTAGCACCAACGATTAATATAGTCATGAGGGTTGTAACAATTTTTTAAATTTATATGAAAAGAATTTTAACAGAATCGTTAAAGAAACAAAAGTTTACAATTTTTTCAGAAACACATAATAATACAGACAGGCTGCTAGAAAAAGCTTTGTCCGAAAACCGGACAAGCTATTTTCCGCCAGAGACAACAGCCTCTAGCTGCTGAAAATTGGTTCTCCAGAAGAATTATTCGTCTGCACCCTGAATTTTCAGTAATAAAGCACCTAAGGCCCAACCTACGAAGATTAAACCGAAGGACAACAGCGCTGCATTCAACATTTCACCGCTCATTAGTGCGATTCTCCTTAGCGAATGGTTTACTTAATATGTCTCGCCGTTAAAACCTGCTGACATAAGATTGCTAACAAGTTTAAGTCAACTAGGTCTACCAGAAGCTTGATCCCAGCCACTGTTGCATTAGACCAGTGTAAATAATTTTAAACCAGTTTGGGGGTTAAACCCTACTATTGGAGAGGGGATGAGGGAGATGAGGCAATACAGTTCGGTTAAGGGGGAAAGGGAAAAGGGGTAAGTATTGAATTTACCCTTACCCCTTTTCCTATTACCCTTTTCCCAAATCACGAGGAGATACAAAATACTTATCTGAAGCGTGTTGGGAGATGAGGGAGGCAAGATTGTTATACGCTTGGTATTTATCGAAAGAACTATAAATTAATTAAATATATGTATCAAATTAATCAAAATCTGGTGGGGAATTCATCTTTAGAAAATCGCCCACGCTTGGCGTTGACATTGGGAGATCCGGCGGGAATTGGGCCAGAGGTGATTTTGAAGGCTTTGGCTGATCAAGATATTCGCCAAAACTTTAATGTCACGATTGTAGGTAGCTTAGATTTATTAGTAAAGACTCACACAAAATTGTTGCGTTTAACTGATAATCTTGTTCCTTTAGCAAATCCTGCCGAATTATCGGTTATTGATGTGCCATTACCACAGGAAATTCAGGCTGAAATTCTCATTGGAAGAGGTAACCAGGCCAGTGGTGCGGCTAGTTTTGCCTATATGGAATATGCGATCGCCCAAACCCTAGCTGGTAAATTTGATGGTATCGTCACTGCTCCGATCGCTAAATCAGCTTGGAAGGCTGCGGGTTACAATTATCCAGGGCAAACAGAACTCTTAGCCGAAAAATCTGGGGTTGAGCGCTTTGGGATGTTATTTGTGGCGCGATCGCCTTATACTGGTTGGACAATCCGCACTTTGCTTGCTACCACACATATACCTTTACGTCAAGTAGCAGATACATTAACACCCCAGTTACTCAGCAAGAAATTAGATTTGCTGGTGGAGTGTTTAGAGAAAGATTTTGGTATAGAGAACGGGAAAATTGCGATCGCGGGTTTAAATCCCCACAGTGGTGAACAAGGACAATTAGGAACTGAAGAAATAGATTGGCTAATTCCTTGGTTAGAACAAGAACGCCAAAATCGCCCAAATTTGCAGTTAGAAGGGCCAATACCACCAGATACGATGTGGGTTAAACCTGGTCAGGCTTGGTATGGCAATAGTCAAAACCAAAATCCGGCTGATGGCTACTTGGCACTTTACCACGACCAAGGCTTAATTCCTGTCAAGCTAATGGCGTTTGACCGCGCAGTTAATACAACAATAGGTCTACCTTTTGTCAGAACATCACCCGATCATGGAACAGCCTTTGATATTGCTGGTAAGGGAATTGCTGATGCTACAAGTATGAAAGCAGCGATTGAGTTAGCAGCAGAGTTAGTTAGTCAAAGACTTGCGAAACAGTTTACTCACCCGTAAAAGAATCATAAAACCTCAATCAGCAACAGCATATACTTTGGGCAAGCAGGGGAAATCAGAGATGATTTATCAAGCTATCGCTAACGTACAATCTTTCTCTAAATAATTATTATTCTGTTGTCATTTTCAACTACTATTAATTACGAATTACGAATTACGAATTACGAATTAGTAATTAATTATTATCCTTTCCCATGATTACGACCAATAGCTAAAGATTGATTGACTTCATTTAATAATTCTTCCATTGATATTGAACGCGGCAAAATTTGGGCAGAAATTGTATTTCCTACAGTTTCTATAGTTTCTAATGCATTCTTTCTCAATTTTTCGCTGCCTGCCTGGACTTTAGTTCTGGACGAATTTAATTGCCGATCGAGTATTAAAATGGGGGGCAAATTAATTGGTAAATCTCCTAGTGCTTTTAATGCTTTCAGCATTTCTTTAGGTATAGCAGATTCTCCTAGGCAAATTAATAGTAAATCAACGCTTTGATGACGAATTTGTTGCAGCACTTCTGCCCAAGCACTACTCATTGCGGCTTTTAAGCCAGCTGTTTGCAAGTATTGAATTAAAGCTTGGAACCACTCATATCCCCGTTCAGCGTTTTCATTACTCAATGAAGAGTTATTTTCGGCACGATACCCTCTCACAGACTTACGTCTTCCTTGAGGTAAATCACGCAGCATTGTGGTATCCACCACTAAAATACTTGGTGGACAACATATCCCAGAAGCAATTTGCAGCACTGACAATAAAGCATCATTTTTACTACTGCTATTGCTGTTGTCTTTGCCCAATGGGGTTAAGCAAGGAAACACAGATAATCCAGGGATTTGGGAAGCGGCTAGGGTAGTCACGACATCGCAAGTCACCAATGGTAACGCCGCTAATCGTGGATGCTGGCTGAGTTGTTGGAGGTAGGCTTGTGCTACAGGAGTTTCTACATCTAGTAACACAACATCAAACTGCCAAACTCTAGCT contains the following coding sequences:
- a CDS encoding DUF5340 domain-containing protein — encoded protein: MEQIPLPSPIHYELILQLLERQTMSAVSKNPDLRHQVNQLIITLRKAAVQQKHLEEICQFSSVVVDHRWSINHHTEKAVTPE
- a CDS encoding DUF2949 domain-containing protein → MTIHSALGGEIQMSPSKYSRLIHFLQEDLAISTASLAVALRHREQDPGPLPMILWQYGLVTLDQLEKIYDWLETA
- a CDS encoding DUF192 domain-containing protein, with product MLKLLSFISILLSVLLMGCSPPTTAKPPSTTSGSQTQARVSAGQQLPITAEATVPNNTKIQLEVAQTPEQQEMGLMYRKSLPDNRGMLFKFPSAQPVRFWMKNTLIPLDMIFMQNGVVKYIKTSAPPCTSDPCPTYGTNTLVDTVIELRAGRATELGLKLGDSIKIKFLSSATLRK
- the nblR gene encoding response regulator transcription factor NblR, yielding MTSAHSPCVLVIETDESLANQLSFDLQEAGYESILAHDANSGLQYSRDRQPALIVLDRMLAGESGLSLCKNLRTSGLRSPVLVLMARDTVDDRVACLEAGADDYILKPYRSEDFLKLIRLYLKPDVDTTEQLRFGELVLDIATRRAIHNGRVIDLTMKEFELLKFLMEHPREVLTREQILENVWGYDFMGESNVIEVYIRYLRLKIEDEGQKRLIQTVRGVGYVLRES
- a CDS encoding NAD(+) kinase → MPKAGIIYNDVKPIAARIAIELKDKLTAAGWNVCITSSIGGILGYSSPESPVCHTPVTGLTPPGFDSDMEFAVVLGGDGTVLAASRQVAPCGVPILTINTGHMGFLTEAYVNQLPQALEQVMAGGYEIEERAMLTVQVLRGEAVLWEALCLNEMVLHREPLTSMCHFEIAIGRHAPVDIAADGVIVSTPTGSTAYSLSAGGPVVTPGVPALQLVPICPHSLASRALVFPDTEPVNIYPVNIPRLVMVVDGNGGCYVLPEDRVYLERSQYTVKFIRLQPPEFFRILREKLGWGLPHIAKPTSVELP
- a CDS encoding SDR family oxidoreductase, whose translation is MTILIVGATGTLGRQVARRAIDEGYKVRCLVRSTKKAAFLKEWGAELVGGDLCYPETLPRALEGVTAVIDAATSRPTDSLSIKQVDWDGKVSLIQAAKAAGVERFIFFSILESEKYPEVPLMEIKRCTELFLVESGLKYTILRLAGFMQGLIGQYGIPILENQPVWVTGESSPVAYMDTLDIAKFAIRALSLPETEKQTFPVVGTRAWSAQEIISVCERLSGKEARVTRMPINLLRTVRHFLRFFQWGWNVADRLAFTEVLASGKPLNASMEQVYQVFGIDAQQTTTLESYLQEYFSRIMKKLKELDYEKKQSKKQKSKKTPFKQSSKVNGQ
- a CDS encoding PetM family cytochrome b6-f complex subunit 7, with amino-acid sequence MSGEMLNAALLSFGLIFVGWALGALLLKIQGADE
- the pdxA gene encoding 4-hydroxythreonine-4-phosphate dehydrogenase PdxA; amino-acid sequence: MYQINQNLVGNSSLENRPRLALTLGDPAGIGPEVILKALADQDIRQNFNVTIVGSLDLLVKTHTKLLRLTDNLVPLANPAELSVIDVPLPQEIQAEILIGRGNQASGAASFAYMEYAIAQTLAGKFDGIVTAPIAKSAWKAAGYNYPGQTELLAEKSGVERFGMLFVARSPYTGWTIRTLLATTHIPLRQVADTLTPQLLSKKLDLLVECLEKDFGIENGKIAIAGLNPHSGEQGQLGTEEIDWLIPWLEQERQNRPNLQLEGPIPPDTMWVKPGQAWYGNSQNQNPADGYLALYHDQGLIPVKLMAFDRAVNTTIGLPFVRTSPDHGTAFDIAGKGIADATSMKAAIELAAELVSQRLAKQFTHP